In Ramlibacter sp., the sequence CGGGCGATCTGCCGCCCGACCAGTGCCTGCCAGAAATCTGGCTCAACCATGAGGAGCAGGAAGAAGCGGCCCGAGCCCTGTTGCACGCGTTGCAGAACCTGCCGCAGCGCCGCTGGGCCTGCGCCTGCGGCGAAATCGTGGAGGGCGGCTTCGAGCAGTGCTGGAACTGCGGGCGCGCCATGCCCTGACGGCGCGGCCCGCCGGCCTACTTCCAGCGCAGCGGCTCGATGTCGATGCTGCGGGCGCCATCGCCCAGCATCAGCGCCCCTTCCTGCAGCGTGGCCTGCAGCTGCATGCTGCGCTGGGCCAGCGCAGCCAGCGCCTGCGAAGCCACCGTGGGCACCCGCCACACGCTCAGGTTCTGCGGCCGCGTGAGCTTGTTCTGGATGCCGCGCCACC encodes:
- a CDS encoding DUF2007 domain-containing protein — protein: MLRLTQAPNIAIATLWVDTLREAGIAASLQRYFLSSAAGDLPPDQCLPEIWLNHEEQEEAARALLHALQNLPQRRWACACGEIVEGGFEQCWNCGRAMP